A DNA window from Vigna unguiculata cultivar IT97K-499-35 chromosome 10, ASM411807v1, whole genome shotgun sequence contains the following coding sequences:
- the LOC114165312 gene encoding uncharacterized protein LOC114165312: MANRRRRNTAGADEIANAIHRMMDAMQPVAAPPRVMIPPVRPVTIEDFMRHKPAKFTAKATPDEADAWLCECEKIFRVIECTEAQKLNFATFLLVTEAEYWWMSMQQQMINRAEEVTWANLRTRFLEKYFPDSAKHEREAEFLTLQQGSLSVQDYVERFEYLSRFYSQTVTEEWRCRKFEGSLKHELRRFIVPLRVREFPTLVEQAKSVEQLEMGPSRVNRT, translated from the coding sequence ATGGCGAACAGAAGGCGTAGAAATACCGCTGGCGCTGATGAGATTGCTAATGCAATCCATAGGATGATGGATGCTATGCAGCCTGTGGCAGCACCACCGAGGGTTATGATCCCACCTGTTAGGCCAGTGACCATAGAGGACTTTATGCGTCACAAGCCGGCTAAATTCACTGCGAAAGCCACCCCAGATGAGGCTGACGCATGGCTTTGTGAATGTGAGAAAATATTCAGAGTGATAGAGTGCACAGAGGCGCAGAAGCTAAATTTTGCCACCTTCCTGTTAGTGACTGAAGCTGAGTATTGGTGGATGAGTATGCAGCAACAGATGATAAACAGAGCTGAAGAGGTGACTTGGGCTAACTTAAGgacgaggttcctggagaagtaTTTCCCTGATAGCGCTAAACATGAGCGCGAGGCAGAGTTTCTCACTCTACAGCAAGGGAGTCTATCAGTGCAAGACTATGTGGAGAGGTTTGAGTACCTCTCGAGATTCTACTCCCAGACGGTGACGGAAGAGTGGCGCTGTAGGAAGTTTGAGGGCAGCCTCAAACATGAACTGAGGCGTTTTATTGTGCCACTGAGGGTGCGAGAGTTCCCAACCTTGGTTGAGCAAGCCAAGAGCGTAGAGCAGCTGGAGATGGGACCCAGCCGGGTCAACCGCACATAG